Proteins found in one Geomonas subterranea genomic segment:
- a CDS encoding general secretion pathway protein GspB: MSLILDALRKMEQERRSRRGSAQNLRPEVLRYRLAAQPKEPRRFPVAVIAGVVLLLAGVGAGFLLKGHAPQPAAEATLAPPTPVAAAPSAAPAVTVPPAATVAPPVPADVPVPAPAVAPAVADKAPAAVPQPVVPPARKSSRAAAAQFAPSAPPQSAAQEPAAAAGAPQDITISGIAYQDERRMRRAVLNGILVGEGAEVGGARVLEIKETKVKLSRGGRVFEVPFSSGLQSR; encoded by the coding sequence ATGAGCCTGATACTCGACGCATTGAGAAAGATGGAACAGGAGCGCAGGAGCCGGCGCGGGTCCGCCCAGAACCTCCGCCCCGAGGTGCTGCGCTACCGCCTGGCGGCCCAGCCGAAAGAGCCGCGCCGGTTCCCGGTGGCGGTAATCGCGGGCGTCGTGCTGCTTTTGGCCGGCGTCGGCGCGGGATTCCTGCTGAAGGGGCATGCCCCGCAACCGGCAGCCGAAGCAACCCTCGCCCCCCCGACGCCGGTCGCCGCGGCGCCGTCCGCAGCCCCGGCCGTCACGGTGCCCCCGGCCGCCACCGTCGCACCACCGGTTCCGGCCGACGTCCCGGTTCCCGCGCCCGCTGTCGCACCGGCCGTTGCCGATAAAGCTCCGGCTGCAGTTCCCCAGCCGGTTGTGCCACCCGCGAGGAAGTCCTCCCGGGCTGCCGCGGCCCAGTTCGCGCCGTCCGCTCCCCCGCAAAGCGCGGCCCAGGAGCCTGCCGCAGCCGCGGGCGCACCCCAGGACATCACCATCTCCGGCATCGCCTACCAGGACGAGCGGCGGATGAGGCGGGCGGTCCTGAACGGGATCCTGGTCGGCGAGGGGGCCGAAGTCGGCGGCGCCCGCGTGCTCGAGATCAAGGAAACGAAGGTGAAGCTCTCGCGCGGCGGCCGCGTCTTCGAGGTTCCCTTCTCCTCCGGGCTGCAATCGCGTTAA
- a CDS encoding AAA family ATPase: MYWESFGFKEAPFALTPNPSFLFLSSPHQEAFAHLLFAIENRAGFIELSGEVGTGKTTIVRTLLNQLDPETHRTALIFNPILSPLGFMKEVNAEFGLPTEGNEIRDLHAALNAYLLEENRAGHTVVLVIDEAQNLAVEVLEHVRLISNLETESDKLIQIVLVGQPELNALLARDELRQLDQRITVRYHLKPMCFEDTCAYIRHRIRFAAEGREPLTFSPGAFKRIFKFSGGLPRLINGVCDRALLLAYTRECKEVTPAMASLAISDLRKESPRRRRALQVRALSAALVLCVAIIAGFSAVSFHLLPEPKQETKAKKKEGDKKVPPLSAEAARQAMAAQPEQENLYAAVNAVMDAWRVQRVEPVPGQPANLRTLVRQRGLVASKFSANMELLARLDAPALLHITLPGGAERLVALVGVDQDEVDVVPQVAGRSRLTRAELAQLWSGGTTAVWKDFHGIASRTRGTEKAAGTRSLQGLLKQVGCYDGPLDGSLNETTKGALAEFQRREQLTADGKVGAQTLMLLYRRAGGFFPPGVARTKGNDGNRTGRM; the protein is encoded by the coding sequence ATGTACTGGGAATCTTTCGGCTTCAAGGAAGCACCTTTCGCGCTCACTCCTAACCCGTCCTTTCTGTTCCTGAGCTCTCCGCACCAGGAGGCTTTCGCGCACCTGCTCTTCGCCATCGAGAACCGCGCCGGCTTCATCGAACTCTCCGGCGAGGTCGGCACCGGCAAGACCACCATCGTCCGCACGCTCTTAAACCAGCTCGACCCGGAAACCCACCGCACCGCGCTGATCTTCAACCCGATCCTCTCTCCCTTGGGCTTCATGAAAGAGGTGAACGCGGAATTCGGCCTTCCCACGGAAGGGAACGAGATCCGCGACCTGCACGCGGCCCTCAACGCCTACCTGCTCGAGGAGAACCGCGCGGGGCACACGGTGGTGCTGGTCATCGACGAGGCCCAGAACCTCGCGGTGGAGGTGCTGGAGCACGTGCGCCTCATCTCCAACCTGGAGACCGAAAGCGACAAGCTGATCCAGATCGTGCTCGTCGGACAGCCGGAACTGAACGCGCTCCTCGCCCGGGACGAGCTGAGGCAGCTCGACCAGCGCATCACGGTGCGCTACCACCTGAAGCCGATGTGCTTCGAGGACACCTGCGCCTACATCCGGCACCGGATCCGGTTCGCCGCCGAAGGGAGGGAGCCGCTGACCTTCTCCCCCGGCGCCTTCAAGCGCATCTTCAAGTTCTCCGGCGGCCTGCCGCGCCTGATCAACGGGGTGTGCGACCGCGCCCTGCTGCTCGCCTACACCCGCGAGTGCAAGGAGGTCACCCCCGCCATGGCGTCGCTCGCCATCTCCGACCTGCGCAAGGAATCGCCGCGCCGGCGGCGGGCATTGCAGGTGAGGGCGCTGTCGGCCGCGCTGGTTTTATGCGTCGCCATCATCGCGGGCTTTTCGGCAGTGTCCTTTCATCTGCTCCCCGAACCGAAGCAGGAAACAAAAGCGAAGAAGAAGGAGGGGGACAAGAAGGTCCCTCCCTTGTCGGCCGAGGCTGCGCGCCAGGCGATGGCGGCCCAGCCCGAACAGGAAAACCTTTACGCCGCAGTGAATGCCGTTATGGACGCTTGGCGGGTGCAGCGGGTCGAGCCGGTCCCGGGGCAACCCGCGAACCTGCGCACGCTGGTCCGTCAGCGCGGGCTGGTCGCGTCGAAGTTTTCCGCCAACATGGAACTCCTGGCCCGGCTGGACGCCCCCGCGCTGCTTCACATCACGCTGCCGGGGGGAGCGGAACGTCTGGTCGCCCTCGTGGGGGTGGATCAGGACGAGGTCGATGTCGTGCCTCAGGTCGCGGGGCGCTCCCGGCTCACGCGCGCCGAATTGGCGCAGCTTTGGAGTGGCGGGACCACGGCCGTCTGGAAGGATTTCCACGGCATCGCTTCCAGGACCAGGGGCACCGAGAAGGCTGCCGGGACCAGATCCCTCCAGGGGCTCCTGAAGCAGGTGGGGTGCTACGACGGCCCGCTCGACGGGAGCCTCAACGAGACCACCAAGGGGGCCCTTGCCGAGTTCCAGCGCCGGGAGCAGCTGACGGCGGACGGCAAGGTGGGGGCGCAGACTCTCATGCTCCTTTATCGCCGCGCCGGTGGCTTCTTCCCGCCGGGGGTGGCGCGGACCAAGGGCAACGACGGCAACCGGACGGGACGGATGTGA